In Paraflavitalea devenefica, the genomic window GGAAAGCTGGATGAATAACGAGATGGAGCCCCGTTATAAAGCCATCCGCCACCGCCAGTGGAATGATTATGTATACCAGGAGGTAGTGCCGTATATACATACCCATACCAGCCACGAAACACCCATTATTGTTTCCGGCGCTTCCTTTGGCGCCCTGCACAGTGCTAACCTGTTCTTTCAACGGCCCGATATCCTTCAGGGCTGCATTTCCATGAGCGGCGTATATGAGCTTACGGAATATACCAAAGGCTATTTTGACGATGATGTGTATTTCAACAGCCCCATGCATTATATGCCCAACCTGACCGACCATTCGATCCTGGAACAGATCAGGCGCAGCCAACATGTACACCTGCTTTCGGGCAGCGGGGATTATGAAGACCCCGAATCGGCCCGTCGCTTTGCCGGCATCCTGTATGGCAAAGGCATTCATTATGAGCTGGACATCTGGGGGCAGGAATGGAAGCATGACTGGCCCACCTGGAAGGCCATGCTGCCGCATTACCTGGGCACGCGGTTTTAAAAGGCAACGAGGTATAGAGGCACTGAGGCAACGAGAAAGCCCCATTCATCTTATACTAATTTACCAAGGAGTTGAATGAAGTCATCGCGGTCAATCATCCGGGCGCCCAGTGATTGCAGGTGATCAGTGTATACCTGGCAGTCTATCAATTGTACGCCCTCGGCCTTTAGTAATTGCACATAACTGATGAAGGCATATTTGCTGGCATTGCTCATTTTGCTGAACATACTTTCACCAAAGAATACTTTCCCCATCCGGATGCCATACAGACCGCCTACGAGTTCATCGCCCTGCCACACTTCGGCGCTATGGGCATAGCCTGCGTAGTGCAGTTTGGTATAGGCATCCTTCACGGCAGGCGTTATCCAGGTGCCTGATTGTCCGGGCCGCTCGATCGTTTTACAGTTGTCAATAACCGCCGTAAACGCTTTGTTGACCGTAAAGGTGAAAGCCTGCCGCTTCAGGAGCTGCTGCATGCTTTTGCTTACTTTCAACTCACCGGGGAATAATACAAATCGGGGATCCGGGCACCACCACAGGATATGCTGACCTTCATACCAGGGAAAGATGCCACTGCGGTAAGCCAGCAATAGCCGTTCCTGCGAGAGATCGCCGCCAATGGCCAGCAGGCCATCAGGTTCAGCCAGGTGAACAGGTGGGAAAAACAGGTCTTTTTCTAATGCAAACAATGGCATGCGGGGTATATTATGCTGCCACTACTTCAATAGTAGCGCCGATACCTCTGTCGGTAATGGCATCACACTGGGGTTTGAGCTCTTCATAGGTACCTTGCTTAACCGCATATTTCCCCTGGAAGTGAATGATGTAGGCGCATTGTTCGGCCTGTTCGGCGCTGTGGCCGCACACTTCTACCAGGGTCTCTATTACCCATTCAAAGGTATTCACCTCATCATTCCACACGATAAGACTACAGGGCTCCTCACTTTCGGTGAGCACATCAACGTCTTCTGCTTCATATGGTCGTGTAGGTCCGTCAAATGCCATAATCTCGGTGTATTGTTGACACAAATGTATAAAATCGGGCGGAGGCTAGCAAGCCTTGGGAAAGTTCTTGTGTACAGGCAATTTTTTGCTGATTGCCGGGGGTTTAATAAAAATATTTATATTTATGTACCTGCCTGTTATGAAGTATCCTACGTAGCGGTACATTAAACTTCACCTTTTTCGATCGTGTTCTGGTTAAGGCTGCCACTAAAATTGATTTATGTCGCAGCAAACTGTTATTTTATTAGGCTCACTGTTTCTCTCTACAGGATTTGCATTATTGGTCTATATCCTGTCAGGCATATCCTTTCCTGCCACCTTATGCACTGTTCTTGCAGTGGCAGGTACCGTCTTTGCACTTGTCTGGCGCAAATCGAAACAAACCGGTAAGCAGGATTATATCAAAAAACACCTCTTCTGCGGTTTGATCAGCGGACTCATTGCCACAGGTTTGTATGATGGGTGCCGCTTTTTATTGATCAAGCTTACCGGCATTCAATTCTGGCCGTTCGACATTTTTACTGTTTTTGGCCAATCCGTTCTGCAATCCGACAGCAGGGGTATTGGCATAGTGATCACCGGGGTGCTTTACCACTTTGCAAACGGGATAGGTTTTGCCATTGCCTATACTTTATTATGGGGAAAAAAGGGGATAGGGGCCGGTCTGGCATTTGCTTTTGCCCTTGAACTGTTAATGGTATCGGTATACCCAGGCTGGCTGCATTTAAAAGCACTGGACGAATTTCTCCAGGTCTCCGTTTTCGGACATATTGTTTACGGAATATCATTGGGCTTCACTGCAAAATATTTACTCACCAAGAAACAGGTCTATGCCATCAACAGAATATGAATTCCGGTCGCCGATGCACCGGTTTAACTGGCTGATATTGCCCTCGCAATTGGGAAAGCTGTCACGCAAATTGCTGGTGTCCTCAACGGATGGTTATTTTATAGCAGCCACCAAAGCCGGGGGGCTCCTCACGCCACTGTTATTTATGGCTGGTTTTGTGTGGGGGTGGTGGCATTTTGGCTACACCTATGTTTACACTGAAAGCCTTTGGTTCCTGGTACTGGCCATAATACTGGGCAGTATCAGCAGTCACCTTGGTTTGGCTTTCACCATAGGCTTTATCCTGGGCGATTTTTTTCTTGCTGATTCACATTATATACGCTACCAGGGTATAACTAAAGTGCTTGCCCTTTTTGTCAGCTATGTTGTTTTGATACTGGTAACTGTAGTGCCGGCCATTATCACCAAGTACCTGGTGGCTGAAATAAAAATGCCTGTCACCTTTGACCTGACCACCCGGCTGGTCATAGCCGGCATACTCTATGCGGCCATTACCTATTTCTATATTTATTTCTGGTCAAAAATGGCGCCGGTGCTTATCCGCCCTGTTTTTACCTGGCATGATTCCCAGCCGACTGTTGAAGCGATCACTGTGATGCAAAACAAAACAAACTGGCTGGTGTGGCCGGGAGTTGTTATGGTTATAATCCGCTTCCTGCTGCAAAGCAGGATGGCATTACAACCGGCTAACCAACCATTTTATACAGCTATAGAAGCCCATTTTTTTACTATTTCTTCCGGAAAAACACTTACTTCTTATATAAACCCATGGGTAAGGACATCCATCTATGCCGGCATCACAGTATTCACACTTTCGGGTATGTTGCTGAACTGGCAATCCATGCTGGTAGTTGGGGCCTTGGTATTTTTCTTCCAGGCGCTTACGGCAGGCCTTATCCCAAGACCACTATGGATCAACAAATGGTCGGAACAAGTATATAAAGTCCCTTCCCTTTTCCGTGTACTCGCTGCTTTCCTGCTCATCTTCCTGATCACAAAATATATTATTGGTAAACTGTGGCAGAACGACCTTGTTTTTTTACCACTGATCATTCCCACCTGCATAGCCTTCCTGATCCTGTTCCTTTTAAATCCCGGTAAACCAGTTAATACCACTACTTATGAAACCAAGGAATAAACAACTGAAAGTTATCCCGGTTATTTTCCTGCTGCTAATGCCGGTGGCTGTATTGGCCGACAATTGCAGCGGATTATTGGATTGCTTTGGCAATATGCGGGCAGCCACTGCCGCCGCCATGGGGCTTGCGCTTTTCGGTGCATTGGTCAGTATGGGGCTGGATTTTATACCCATTGTCGGGACCATCAAAGGTGGCATCGAAGCTATTACGGGACGTGATCTTATTACCGGTCAGCAGTTGTCAGCCTGGGAAAGGGCATTGGGCATTCTTCCTTTTGCAGCCGGATTGGCAGGTGCGGCAACTGCCGCCAGGGCCCTTGATAAAGCTGCCGATACTGTTCGTGCGATGGACAAAACAGGCGATGCAGTGAGAACTGCCGATAAAGCGGCAGATACAGGAAGGGCTATTGATAAAACAGGTGATGCAGGCAGAAACCTGTCAAGGGGTGCAGATGACGTTGCAGGTTTGGGAAAGGAAAAAGTGCCCAATAGTAAATGTACCACGCACGGCGAACCGGTGGATGTGGCTACCGGCAGGGTGTTCACAGAGTCGGTGGATTTTGAGTTGCCAGGCCCTGTTCCGCTTGTATGGGGAAGGATATGGTATGCTGATTCGTTGTACAATGGTCCGCTGGGGCATGGATGGCACCACCGGTATGACATGGCCATACAGGAAAATGAAAAGGATTTCCTCCTGCTTCGGAACTGGGATGGAAGGGATATTTATTTCCGGAAACCTGGTGCAGATGAAAAGATATTGTACCGGAAAGAACGATTGGAATTGTCGCGTGCAGACGAAGGCTATGTTTTGTGGAGTATTGAAAACAGGCTTTATTATTATTTCAAACCGGTCCCGGGTATAAGTGCATTGAAACTGGTAAAGATTGCCAACACCCATCATCACGCTATAACGCTGGAGTATAATGAAAAAGGCTGGCTGAACAAGATGACGGATAGTGCCGGCAGGAAAATAACCATCCTGCTTACAGATGATGGCCATATTACATCCGTTCTCCTCCCCGATCCTCAAAAAAACCGCCAGACCTTTGTAGCTGTCACCTATATGTTTGATAACGATAGTAACCTGGTCCAGGTTACCGACCCGTTGGGTGAGAAGAATGTGTATGAATATACTGATCATTTACTCACCAAACGCATACTGCGCAATGGTATCTGTTTTTACTTCCGGTATGAAGGGAAGCACCCCGATGCGAAGTGCATCAGGACCTGGGGCGATAATGATTTCCTTACGTATGCGTTTCAATATTTTCCGGGAAAAACAATGGTCACCAATTTTCAGGGAGCTGTTTTTGAATACAGCCATAATAATGGCCTGGTTACCATTGAGACCAACAGCCTCGGCGCTGTAAAATTATTTTCCTATAATGAACACAATGAACTGATCGCAGAACAAGATCCGCTCAGCAACACGACCTTGTATGAATACGATGAGCGTGGGAACAGGACATCCGTTCAATACCCCGACGGTTCATCCCTGCATACAGCCTATAAGAACGATCTGGCTGTATATGGAAAGGACCCTAATGGCCACGAATGGAAATGGCAATATGATGATAATGGCAATTTAACTGAAAGAATATTGCCAACAGGCAGCATTTTGAAATATAAATATGAGGCGGGATTACTTGTTGAATTTACCGATGCGGCCAATAACCAATCGAAGTTGGCTTACGATGATCAATATAACCTCAGGCACCTGGTTGGGCCTGACAATAACATCCAGTCGTGGCTGTACGATAATAACGGCCGCTATATCAAATACACCGATCTAAAGGGAAATGAACAATGGGTGGGCTATGACCTGAAAAACCGGGTGGTACAGGTAAATGAGCCGGACGGCAATGAACGTCATTTTACCTATGATGGGGTGGATAATTTACTTTCGGTCAGGGACCGGGAGCAAGATATCCGTTTTGAATATACCCAGCTCAATAGCCTGTCGGCAAAGCACGAAGGAGGCGGCACTGTTAAATATTATTACAACCAGGAGGGTGTTTTAACAGGTATTACCAATCAAAAGGGCGATGACTATACATTTATACTCGATGGAGAGGGATCGGTAATTGCCGAAACAGGATTTGACGGATTGACCCGCCGGTTCACCCGTGACCTTTCGGGAAAGATCGTTGAAATCAACCAGCCGGGCAACCAAAATATACGCTATGATTATGACGTCATGAACAGGGTAGTACGTATTCACTACTCAGATGGCGAAACTTCCACCTTTAATTATGATAAGGCGGGCTTTTTGACTGAAGCCATCAACAACCATAGTAAGGTGACGATGGAATATGATGTATTAGGCAGGAAAATAAAAGAGACCCAGGGGGCGCATATCATCACCACGGCATACGATGTTTTAAACAACCGGACCCGCCTGCGCTCTGATATTGGCGCCGATATACAGTTCCGGTATAATAACAGGGGGGATTTGCAGGAAATTGAATCAGACAGTTGGCAGGCACACATACAATACGATGCATTGGGACTTGAAGTAATGCGCTCATTGCCCGGTAATGTAACGCAGGAGTGGCAACGGGATAAAACGGGGCGGCCACTGGCACAGATCGTAAGGGCAGGCAACCAGGAAAAAAGAAAACGGGTGTATCAATGGCAGGGGCATGACAGGTTGAAGGGAATCACAGATACCTATTCCGGCTTTTCAGGGTTTGATTATGATATTACAGGCAACCTGGCAGGGGCTCAATACAACCATGAAAAGAAACAATACCGCATAGCCGACCTGGCAGGTAACTATTACAAAAAGCCGGAGGCAGATGACCGCATTTATGGCAAAGCAGGCCAGTTGCTGAAAAGCGATGTTTTCAACTATCAATATGATGAATTGGGCAATCTTACTGAAAAGACGGGAAAGGATGGTCAAAAATGGCATTACCGGTGGCATGTAAGTGGTTTCCTTAAAGAAGTGCAGCGGCCTGATGAAGCGATTATCCGCTTTACCTATGATGCGCTGGGCAGAAGAATAGTAAAGCATACCCCACAAAAAGAAGTGCAGTGGATATGGGATGGTGATGTACCCTTGCATGAGCTGCAGCAAAAAAAACTGGCGGAAAACAATATAGATGAATGGCTGACCTGGATTTTCGAGGAAAGCAAGCACTCTCCCACTGCCAGGTTAACAAAAGACCAGCATTATTCTATTCTCACCGATCACCTGGGCACTCCCCTGGAAATGTATGACGGGAATGGAGAAAAAGCCTGGAATAATGAATTGGATATTTATGGTTTTAAACGACATTTGGAAGGCTCTTTGATTGATTGTCCATTCCGCTACCAGGGGCAATATGAAGATGAAGAAACAGGATTGTATTATAACAGGTTCAGGTATTATGACCCTGAAGCGGGCAGTTATATCAGCCAGGATCCGATCAGGAGTAGTGGCGGCACTGCTTTGTATGCTTATGTGCATGATCCCAATGCCTGGATAGATGTTTTTGGTCTTTCACAGACCTATTGGCTTGAAAAAGCGCTGATCGCGGCAGGCCGTATAATGCAACCGGGGCAAACAGCACATCATATTGTGCAGTTGACTAATACTAATTATTATGCCCAACTCTCCCGGGACCTGTTGAGCAGGCATGGCCTGCATCCGGATATTGCCGCCAATGGCGCCCGGCTTTGGGGCACTCATCCGGGCCAGATCAGCATGCCCAATCACCCGGGCCGGGCTACGGCCCGGGCGACTGGTAACTACCATGCCGGCAGGCATATTCATAACCCGGCCAATGATAAGTTGATCCACCGGATCCTTAGTAATGCCGAAAAAAGAGGCATTAACCCGGAAAGAATTCTTGAGGATATCGGTAAAAGAATGGAATCGGGCCAATGGAAAAACAGTATAAGTTGTCATTAAATATAGAAAAATGGACATCGTTAATCATGCAGCAACCGGACAGCTCAGGTCGGATTTGTCGTTGGTACTCCGGGAAAATGAAAAAAACATCAGCCATAAAATTGAACAGGTATTATCTGAAGCAGATCACTGGAAATTTGCAACAGATGAATTTTATTGTCCGGTACCCTATCATAATGAATTGAACAAATTAAAGAAAGGCAGGTTGCTGAAAAATATCAATGAATCCGACCGTTTCAGTAAACAAAACCTGTTTTCTTTCGGCTTTGACCGGTCAGATCAGTTGCGACTGATGCAAAACATGATAGGGAAAGAAGTACGGCTGGGAGTAAATACAAAACTGTATGAGTACGGCCCTTCAGATGAAACAACGTATTACGTGGCCAGGCATTACCCGGGAAAGGATTTTCCCGATAAACTCATTTCTACAGGCCGGTTCAAAAAACTGGACGAAGCTACCAAAATTGATATGGTGGTGGGAAGCGATGGTAATTGGTCGGTTACCTATTACACTTATGATCCCGGTACAGACAGGATTATAAAAGCAACCAGGTATGCGTTGGGATGGAATGGTCAAACTGAATATGATTTTGTATATGAGCATGCAGACCTGTCCAGGATCATGGTTGGCGAAGTGGTTTGGTGGAAATCGAAATAAGGAGCAAACCCCGTATTGCCTATTATTCCTTAATTTTAAGTACCAAAAGCTGAGAAAATCAATATGCCCGGTCAAACTTCTGTACATGAATTCCTACAGCAATATATTCCTGCCTCCAATTCATACAATGAGCTTTATACAGAACAGGGAAAAGTAAGAGCAGACTGGGAGCGCTTTTTTTTGTCGCTGCAGGGTCTTGGGCATCAAGAGATACAAAACCGTACCAATGATATTGTACGGTTGCTGAAGGAAAACGGGGTAGCTTATAATATCTATAACGATCCATCGGGTGAAACCCGCCCCTGGGAACTGGACCCCATTCCTCAATTAATACCGGCATCAGAATGGGCTGTTATCAACAAAGGGCTGGTGCAACGGGCTACTCTTTTTAATTTATTGCTGAAGGATATCTATGGGCCTCAAACACTGATCAAAGAAGGGATTATACCACAGGAATTAATTTATATGCACCCGGGATTTCTGCGATCCTGCATGAATATAAATCTACCGGCACAACAATACCTGGTGTTATATGCTGCAGATATGGGAAGGGGGGCTGATGGCCGGTTATGGATCATTAGTGACAGAACACAGGCGCCCTCGGGTTATGGATATGCCCTGGAAAACCGCTTCGCTATGTCGGGCGTTTTACCGGAGCTGTTTTCCAATCTCCAGGTAAGAAGGCTGTCGCCTTTTTTCGATACCCTGCAACAGGCGCTTAACAGCATTGCTCCCTCAAAAAACGAATCCCCCAGGATCGTCATTCTCACGCCTGGCCCGGAAAATGAAACTTATTTTGAGCACTCTTACCTCTCGGGATACCTTGGCATTACCCTGGTACAGGGGAATGACCTGATGGTAAAAGACAACTTCTTATGGCTGAAAACCATTGAAGGCCTCGAAAAGGTGGACGTTATACTACGCAGGATGGATGATGCGTACTGCGATCCCCTGGAGTTAAAAAGCGACTCGCTACTGGGTGTGCCTGGGTTGCTGCAGGTGGTACGAAAAGGAAATGTAGCTATTGCCAACCCGTTGGGCAGCAGTATTATTGAAAATGCCGGGTTGGTGCCTTTCCTTCACCAGGCTGCACGCCACCTGGTCGGTGAAGAGTTAATCATCCCATCTATCGCTACCTGGTGGTGCGGGCAACCAAAAGAAATGCAGTATGTGATAGACAATCTGCAGCACCTCGTCATCCGCAGGATCTTCCGCAGAACGGCAGGCACCCGCTCTGCTATTGACGGGGCTTCTCTTTCTAAAGAAGATGCAGCCGGGCTGATCAGGGAAATTAAAGCGAATCCCTATTTATATACCGGGCAGGAGAAAATCAATTTTTCATCCACCCCTTCCTGGGGGGGAGGAAAAATTGAGCCCGGACATTCCCTCATCAGGAGTTTCCTGGTAAAAAAAGAGGATGGTTTTATGGCCATGCCAGGCGGGCTTACCCGTACCAGTAATGCAGAAAACAGCTTCATTATTTCCAATCAAACCGGTGGCGTCAGTAAGGACACTTGGGTGCTCTCAGCGGGCGAAGACCATGTACAACCTATAAAATTGCAACTGCAAACGAGCAGCACCTACAATCTGTTGCAAAAAGAGTCGTTGCCAAGCCATACTGCCGAAAACCTGTTCTGGGCCGGGCGCCACACCGAAAGGCTGATCAATAATGCCAGGCTGGTGCGCACCGTTATGCAATTCTTAATGCAACACCAATCGTCTCAACTTCCCGCCACCGGAATCACTAAAAAGTTATTGCTGGAAGCACTTACCCACTGTACCTATTCCTATCCGGGCTTTTTAGCAGGCGATAGTATCGAACAGTACGAAGATCTTATCAACCACCCCTGGGAAGAATTCTCAAAAAATCTATATGATGAAAATAAAAACGGCGGGCTTTCTCAAAACCTGCTATTGTTTAAAAAATCAGTGTATAATGTACGCAGTTTCTTATCAACGGATACCTGGCGTGTGGTAGAACAGATAGCAGAAACATGGCAAAAAGCAAAAAACAGGTCGCAGCATGACCCTATGTCCATGGTGAATGATTTAGACAACCTGAACACCTCTATGTTTGCCTTCCTTGGCATGAACCGGGAGAGCGCCCGGCGTGAACAGGAATGGACAATACTTGACCTGGGTAGAAAGTTTGAACAATCCCTGTTTATTATCCGGCTGCTGCAACAGGTCCTCGATAAAAAACAGGAAGCACAAACAGAGTATGAGTTACTGGAAGCCATGCTGACAGCCACACAAAGTATGACGACCTACCGTTATACTTTCAGGGACCATTTGCAACTTCCCCTGGTGCTGGAACTGATGATGCTGGATATGAACTATTCCAAATCGCTGGCTTACCTGATAGACAAGATCAGGCAACATGTAGCAGCACTGCCCAAACAGGGAAAGGCTCAAACACTGAGCGAGCCGGAGCGGCTTATGCTGGAAGCCCATACACTTTTGCATCTTTCGAACGGGCTTGCATTATGCAAGTTTGAAAACAACGGGCAGGAATACCTTAATTTAAAAGAACTGCTTGGCAGGCTCAACGAATTACTGCTGGAAGCCAACACCGTTATCTCAAAAACCTATTTCAAGCATACTCTTTCACAACAGCAGTTGTTTGTTAAAAGGCTCCTATAAACCCTTTCATGTTATACAGCGTTAAACATACGACCACTTATCTTTATCATGAAACAGTTCCACTGTGCCATAATCTGGCCGTGCTGGCGCCCAGGGATACAGCCAGCCAAACCTGCCGTTCCTTTCAGCTTGATATATCGCCTGTAGCCGAGATCATTGAAGAATACCAGGATTTTTTTGGCAATAAGGTTTTCTACTTCGTGGTAGAACAGGAACATGAAAAACTATCTGTAATCAC contains:
- a CDS encoding esterase family protein; protein product: MERQITSWYSPALNKEMPVAVYGHYGFALLLIPTAAADYLEYERFGLMESLRPFIDAGKVKVFSINSINTESWMNNEMEPRYKAIRHRQWNDYVYQEVVPYIHTHTSHETPIIVSGASFGALHSANLFFQRPDILQGCISMSGVYELTEYTKGYFDDDVYFNSPMHYMPNLTDHSILEQIRRSQHVHLLSGSGDYEDPESARRFAGILYGKGIHYELDIWGQEWKHDWPTWKAMLPHYLGTRF
- the aat gene encoding leucyl/phenylalanyl-tRNA--protein transferase; its protein translation is MPLFALEKDLFFPPVHLAEPDGLLAIGGDLSQERLLLAYRSGIFPWYEGQHILWWCPDPRFVLFPGELKVSKSMQQLLKRQAFTFTVNKAFTAVIDNCKTIERPGQSGTWITPAVKDAYTKLHYAGYAHSAEVWQGDELVGGLYGIRMGKVFFGESMFSKMSNASKYAFISYVQLLKAEGVQLIDCQVYTDHLQSLGARMIDRDDFIQLLGKLV
- a CDS encoding ATP-dependent Clp protease adaptor ClpS; translated protein: MAFDGPTRPYEAEDVDVLTESEEPCSLIVWNDEVNTFEWVIETLVEVCGHSAEQAEQCAYIIHFQGKYAVKQGTYEELKPQCDAITDRGIGATIEVVAA
- a CDS encoding DUF6789 family protein, encoding MSQQTVILLGSLFLSTGFALLVYILSGISFPATLCTVLAVAGTVFALVWRKSKQTGKQDYIKKHLFCGLISGLIATGLYDGCRFLLIKLTGIQFWPFDIFTVFGQSVLQSDSRGIGIVITGVLYHFANGIGFAIAYTLLWGKKGIGAGLAFAFALELLMVSVYPGWLHLKALDEFLQVSVFGHIVYGISLGFTAKYLLTKKQVYAINRI
- a CDS encoding RHS repeat-associated core domain-containing protein, which translates into the protein MKPRNKQLKVIPVIFLLLMPVAVLADNCSGLLDCFGNMRAATAAAMGLALFGALVSMGLDFIPIVGTIKGGIEAITGRDLITGQQLSAWERALGILPFAAGLAGAATAARALDKAADTVRAMDKTGDAVRTADKAADTGRAIDKTGDAGRNLSRGADDVAGLGKEKVPNSKCTTHGEPVDVATGRVFTESVDFELPGPVPLVWGRIWYADSLYNGPLGHGWHHRYDMAIQENEKDFLLLRNWDGRDIYFRKPGADEKILYRKERLELSRADEGYVLWSIENRLYYYFKPVPGISALKLVKIANTHHHAITLEYNEKGWLNKMTDSAGRKITILLTDDGHITSVLLPDPQKNRQTFVAVTYMFDNDSNLVQVTDPLGEKNVYEYTDHLLTKRILRNGICFYFRYEGKHPDAKCIRTWGDNDFLTYAFQYFPGKTMVTNFQGAVFEYSHNNGLVTIETNSLGAVKLFSYNEHNELIAEQDPLSNTTLYEYDERGNRTSVQYPDGSSLHTAYKNDLAVYGKDPNGHEWKWQYDDNGNLTERILPTGSILKYKYEAGLLVEFTDAANNQSKLAYDDQYNLRHLVGPDNNIQSWLYDNNGRYIKYTDLKGNEQWVGYDLKNRVVQVNEPDGNERHFTYDGVDNLLSVRDREQDIRFEYTQLNSLSAKHEGGGTVKYYYNQEGVLTGITNQKGDDYTFILDGEGSVIAETGFDGLTRRFTRDLSGKIVEINQPGNQNIRYDYDVMNRVVRIHYSDGETSTFNYDKAGFLTEAINNHSKVTMEYDVLGRKIKETQGAHIITTAYDVLNNRTRLRSDIGADIQFRYNNRGDLQEIESDSWQAHIQYDALGLEVMRSLPGNVTQEWQRDKTGRPLAQIVRAGNQEKRKRVYQWQGHDRLKGITDTYSGFSGFDYDITGNLAGAQYNHEKKQYRIADLAGNYYKKPEADDRIYGKAGQLLKSDVFNYQYDELGNLTEKTGKDGQKWHYRWHVSGFLKEVQRPDEAIIRFTYDALGRRIVKHTPQKEVQWIWDGDVPLHELQQKKLAENNIDEWLTWIFEESKHSPTARLTKDQHYSILTDHLGTPLEMYDGNGEKAWNNELDIYGFKRHLEGSLIDCPFRYQGQYEDEETGLYYNRFRYYDPEAGSYISQDPIRSSGGTALYAYVHDPNAWIDVFGLSQTYWLEKALIAAGRIMQPGQTAHHIVQLTNTNYYAQLSRDLLSRHGLHPDIAANGARLWGTHPGQISMPNHPGRATARATGNYHAGRHIHNPANDKLIHRILSNAEKRGINPERILEDIGKRMESGQWKNSISCH
- a CDS encoding circularly permuted type 2 ATP-grasp protein is translated as MPGQTSVHEFLQQYIPASNSYNELYTEQGKVRADWERFFLSLQGLGHQEIQNRTNDIVRLLKENGVAYNIYNDPSGETRPWELDPIPQLIPASEWAVINKGLVQRATLFNLLLKDIYGPQTLIKEGIIPQELIYMHPGFLRSCMNINLPAQQYLVLYAADMGRGADGRLWIISDRTQAPSGYGYALENRFAMSGVLPELFSNLQVRRLSPFFDTLQQALNSIAPSKNESPRIVILTPGPENETYFEHSYLSGYLGITLVQGNDLMVKDNFLWLKTIEGLEKVDVILRRMDDAYCDPLELKSDSLLGVPGLLQVVRKGNVAIANPLGSSIIENAGLVPFLHQAARHLVGEELIIPSIATWWCGQPKEMQYVIDNLQHLVIRRIFRRTAGTRSAIDGASLSKEDAAGLIREIKANPYLYTGQEKINFSSTPSWGGGKIEPGHSLIRSFLVKKEDGFMAMPGGLTRTSNAENSFIISNQTGGVSKDTWVLSAGEDHVQPIKLQLQTSSTYNLLQKESLPSHTAENLFWAGRHTERLINNARLVRTVMQFLMQHQSSQLPATGITKKLLLEALTHCTYSYPGFLAGDSIEQYEDLINHPWEEFSKNLYDENKNGGLSQNLLLFKKSVYNVRSFLSTDTWRVVEQIAETWQKAKNRSQHDPMSMVNDLDNLNTSMFAFLGMNRESARREQEWTILDLGRKFEQSLFIIRLLQQVLDKKQEAQTEYELLEAMLTATQSMTTYRYTFRDHLQLPLVLELMMLDMNYSKSLAYLIDKIRQHVAALPKQGKAQTLSEPERLMLEAHTLLHLSNGLALCKFENNGQEYLNLKELLGRLNELLLEANTVISKTYFKHTLSQQQLFVKRLL